Proteins co-encoded in one Brassica oleracea var. oleracea cultivar TO1000 chromosome C4, BOL, whole genome shotgun sequence genomic window:
- the LOC106338557 gene encoding uncharacterized protein LOC106338557, with amino-acid sequence MILFGFNGFASRLRDKNFWSIDQNKATSSTWRSLLSLRDLAARFLRPKLGNGQLLSFWHDHSTTLGRLIERFGDSGPRELSISISAKVSDDCDNIGWLLRGARSPAAEELQTYLTTIPLPTITSSTDHYVWKVNGDELVEFSTSKTWNVVRNRGVEQAWTRSIWFKGHIPRHAFTSWVVHQDRLPTRSRLLRWGMNISSSCYLCGTGEEDRDHLFLKCEISEALWILALQRLGYSFRAFHTWTSFADWTATRDSVTSRTLKQMVAQATTYNIWIERNTRLHAQEFRTPAVLFKIIDRSIKDAILGRRKLKKFQLLMQLWIRYE; translated from the coding sequence ATGATTCTCTTTGGGTTCAATGGCTTCGCCAGTAGGCTGAGGGACAAAAACTTTTGGAGCATTGATCAGAACAAGGCCACTTCGTCCACCTGGAGATCCTTACTCTCACTGCGTGATCTCGCTGCTAGGTTCCTACGACCCAAGCTTGGTAATGGTCAGCTCCTCAGCTTTTGGCATGATCACTCGACAACACTGGGTCGCCTTATCGAGAGATTTGGAGATTCAGGACCCAGGGAACTGTCGATAAGCATTTCTGCGAAAGTTTCCGATGATTGCGATAATATAGGCTGGCTATTAAGGGGAGCACGATCTCCTGCTGCAGAGGAACTACAGACCTATCTCACAACTATCCCTCTACCCACTATTACTTCATCAACTGATCATTATGTGTGGAAAGTAAATGGGGATGAGCTAGTAGAGTTCTCCACCAGTAAAACTTGGAATGTGGTGCGGAACAGAGGAGTGGAGCAAGCATGGACTAGAAGCATCTGGTTTAAGGGTCATATTCCGCGACATGCGTTCACATCATGGGTTGTACATCAGGATCGGTTACCAACCAGATCAAGGCTTCTGAGATGGGGTATGAATATTTCTTCATCTTGCTATCTATGCGGTACAGGGGAGGAGGACAGAGATCATTTGTTCCTGAAGTGTGAGATCAGTGAAGCCCTTTGGATCTTGGCGCTACAAAGGCTGGGATATTCATTTCGGGCTTTCCATACCTGGACATCGTTTGCGGATTGGACAGCTACAAGAGACTCGGTCACTAGCAGAACTCTCAAACAAATGGTGGCACAAGCTACAACTTACAACATCTGGATCGAGCGAAACACAAGGCTTCATGCACAAGAATTCCGCACTCCAGCTGTTCTATTCAAGATCATTGACCGTTCCATCAAGGATGCTATCTTGGGCAGGAGAAAACTCAAGAAATTTCAACTTTTGATGCAACTTTGGATACGCTATGAGTAA